The DNA window GCGCCGGCTGCGCGACGAGCTGCCCGACGTGGCGATGCTCTACGTCACCCACGACCAGACCGAGGCGCTCACGCTCGCCGACCGGATCGCCGTCATGCGCGACGCCCGGCTCGTCGACGTCGACACCGCGTTCGATCTCTACCAGCAGCCGCCGAGCAGCTTCACCGCCTCCTTCCTGGGCGGCGCCAACCTGCTGGCCGGCACGGTCGTCTCCGCCGGCGGCCTGGTCCGGATCGGCGGCGTCACGCTCACCGCGTCCAGCGCCGACCCGCTCGTCGAGGGCGCCGACGTGCGCGTCGCGATCCGCCCGCACACCCTCGTGGTCGCCGACGACGGGCTGGAGGCGACCCTCACCGGGCTGCAGTGGCGCGGCGCCACGTTCCGGCTCACCTGCCTCGTCGACGGGATGGCGGTGCACGCCGACGTGCCCTCGGCCGACGGTCTGCCGCCGGTCGGCTCGCCGATCCGGCTGCGGCTGCCCGCGACCGGCGCGGCGGTGGTGGCGCGATGACCCGTACCCGTGTGCTGTGGGTTCTTCCGCCCCTGGCCCTGCTCGGCGGGTTCCTGATCTACCCGCTCGCGCTCGTGGTCCGGCAGTCGTTCACCTCAGGCTCTTCCTCCTCGGGCTCTTCCTCCCCGGGCGTGCCGACCTTGGAGATCTGGCGGGCCGTGCTCTCGGCCGGCGAGTTCCACCGGGCGCTCGGCAACACCGTGGTGATCGCGGTCGCGGCCACCGCCGGCTGCGTCGTGCTCGGCACGTTCTTCGCGGTCGTGCTCGCCCTGGTCCCGTTCCCCGGCGCCACCGCGGTGTCCCGGGCCGTCGACACGATCCTCGCGTTCCCGTCGTTCCTGATCGCGCTCAGCTTCACGTTCCTCTACGGCGCGGCCGGCATCCTGCAGCTCGGCGACTTCCTCTACACCCGCTGGTGCGTGATCCTCGCCGAGATCACCTTCTACACGCCGTTCGTCATGCGCCCGGCCCTCGCCGCGCTCGGCCAGCTCCCGGCCGAGCGCCTCAACGTGGCCGCCTCCCTCGGTGCGCGGCCCTGGCGGGTGCTGCGCCGCATCGTGCTCCCCGAGATCGCCCCGGCGGTCGCCGCCGGTGGCGCGCTCTGCCTGCTGCTGACCCTCAACGAGTTCGGCATCGTGCTCTTCATCGGCGCCAAGGACGTCCTCACCCTGCCGATGCTCGTGCACAGCAAGGGCGTCGTCATGTTCGACTACCCCGCCGCGTGCGTGGTCGCGGTCGTCGAGGTCGCCCTCTCCCTGGCCCTCTACTGTCTCTACCGCTGGGTGTTCACCAATGCTCGTATGGTCGCGTAACGGCCGCTGGTCCGTGTGGGCCGCGTTCACCGTCGTCTTCGTCCCCGTCGTGGTCGCCCCGTTCGCCGTGCTGGTGGCGGCCGCGTTCGCCGCCGAGTGGAACGGCGTGCTGCCCGGCGGCCTCACCACCGGCCACGTGCAGGCCGCCCTCACCGGCCTGAACCGGGCGAGCCTGCTGGTCAGCCTGCAGACCGCGGCCGCCGCCGGGCTGCTCGCCGTGCTGGCCGGGACGTGGGCCGCGATCGCCCTGTCCACCGCGCCGCGCCCGCTGCGCCGGGTGGCCGACGCGCTGCTGCACCTGCCCGTCGCCATCCCGTCGGTGGTCGTCGGGCTCGGCCTGCTCGTCGCGTTCAGCCGGCCGCCGCTGCTGCTCAACGGCACTCGCTGGCTGGTGCTGGCCGCCCACGTCATCCTGGTGCTGGCGTTCTCCTACAGCACCGTGGCCGGCGCGCTGTCCCGCCTCGACCCGTCGTATGCCCAGGTCGCGGCGTCGCTCGGCGCCCACCCGGCCCGGGTGCTGTGGCGGATCCGGCTGCCGCTGCTGCTGCCCGCGATGGCCGCGGCGGCGGCGCTGGCGATCGCGCTGTCGATGGGCGAGGTCGGAGCGACCATCATGGTCTATCCACCGGACTGGCGGACCCTGCCGGTCACCGTCTTCACGCTGACCGACCGGGGCGAGACCTTCGACGCCTCGGCGGCGACGCTGGTGCTGCTGGCGGCGACGTTGCTGCTCCTGCTCGTGCTGGGGAGGCTGGCCCGGCCCCGAGCCACCCGGCGGTTCTCGGCATCGGCGACGAATGCGTTTCTAAACACCACGCCGCTGTCGAGAATGCGTCAGCGGCCGCTCTCGGGATCGCCGTCGTCACCAGAGTCACGGCGCCGAGACACACCGCCTCTCCCGGAAACCCTGCGGGGCAACGAGTATCAGGTCTAAACCTCACCCGGTCTGCGAACCCACTAGTCAGGTGTGTCGGAAAGTTGTCAGGCTGACCATCGGGAAGGTTTTTACCATCATCCGAGCGTCTACTTCCCGCTAGCACTTGAGGGCTACTATAGATCCTCTGTTCGAGGAATCCCTTCGGTTCGGGAGGAAGCGTTGATCATGCGACAGCCCGGGGCACCCCGGAAATGAATTAATGAAAGTCTTTCGGCATGGCTGACCGGAGCGCGGCTCCGGTGGAGCGTCACCGTGAACGGAAAGGCACTGCATTGATCCACGAATGATTTCTCGCATCTGCGGATCCGGATAAAGAAACCACGTTCGCATGTGACGGCCCGGATGGCGGGCCGTCACATGCTCTGTACCGCCACCATTTCCCGGCAGCAGCCTCCTCGGCATCATCAGTTCTCCATGCCATTACCTCCGTTGAACCACTTCCTGGCACGCCTGCATCACCGGCCATCTTGCGAACTAGGGTATTTGCCCCAATTATCCCATCTTAGGTCATACCTGATGCCCACCTTCGGCGAGTCGGGCGAGTAGCAGGCCTCCGTCGTCGCACCGTTGTCCGACCAGTCCACGTCGTGCCCACCAGCACCGATGGTGCGCCAGCTCTCGGCACGCTTCCGGGACGGGCGGGACCGCCTCGCCACGATCGCCCTCGGCGCTTGATCGCTCGGAAACACGACCTTCAAGGTCAGCTTCGCCAGCGGACTGGAGACGATCTTCGCCAGGATCGGCTCGAACTCCCCACTGGCGTCGAAGAGTTCCTGCTCCAGGTGGATCAGAGTCTCTTCGCCCTTGCTGAGTGGCTGGTCGAGATGGACGTAGTAGTGCCGCCGCCCGGAGATCTTCTCCCTGGTCTCGCAGATGCGCTGGGACCCGTTGGCCACGCGGACCGTACTGGTTCCCACGCCGGTCCAGCGGTAGGTGTTATGAAAGAGATTTACATTGTCGCGGTTCGCGCGGATCCTTATCTTTATGGTCTGCGTCTGACGGCGCAGGTCAGCGGCATCGAATCGATAGATGTATTCCGCGGACACCCATCTATACATCGGCGTGGAGGCCCGGCGAAAGAGAATCACCGACGCGCCCAGCATGCATGCGGACACCAGAAGAACGGCGACACTCAAACCGAGGTACGGGCTCCGGAGTCCGAATCCGACGAGCCACGCCAGCCCCGCGCCGCAGGCGAGCAGGAGCCACGCCACATTGCGGTAGGCGCCGATCCGAGCCCCGAAACTCAGGAGAGGATCCGGTGAGCCACTGGGCAGGCTCATCCGATGACTCCGGGGAATCCTCCACTACGAAGTGGCATCACTATCGCCCCCATTTCGCGAAAGCCACTCACAAATTTCCGACCTCCCTGTTTCGGCGCCACGGAAGACTGCCCCCGCACAACGGCGCCATGCCGCACACGAAGTCCGCGAATGCGGGCCGCGGGGCGGGATCCGCCCATTGGGGTGATCGCCCGGGTCCCACGCATCGACCCTGCCGCACGCATCGACCCTGCCGCACGCATCGACCTTGGCCCACCACGGCAGGAGCCGGGCGACCGGCGCCCGGTAGCCTGCCGCCATGGTCAGCTGGCAGATGCGCGGTGTCGGGCTCTTCACGCGACTGGTGTATCGGCGTCGCTACGCGACCGCGGCAGCCGGGCTGCGCACCCTGAACCGGCCCAAGGGCCCGTCCGCCCCGCCGGCGTCGCTGGCCGCCACCCGCTCGACCGTCAACGGGTTCCCCGTGTACCGGGTCGGCGAGGCGGAGACGGCCGTGATCTATCTGCACGGGGGCGCCTACACCAGCGAGATCGTCAAGCAGCACTGGTCACTCATCGGGTTCCTCGCCGAGCAGACCGGCTGTGCGGTACACGTACCCATCTATGGCCTGTCGCCGAAGCACCACGGCCTCGAAGCGCTCGATCTGGTCAGCGAGGTCATCCGTGGCCTGGACAGGCCGTGCCATCTGGTCGGCGACTCGGCCGGCGGCGGGCTGGCGCTGCTGGCCGCGCAGGCGAACAGGGGGCGCGTCGCCGGCCTCACGATGATCGCCCCGTGGCTGGATCTGACCATGTCGAACCCGGGGATCGACGCGGTCGAGCCGCACGACCCGTGGCTGTCCCGCGCCGGGCTGCGGCCGGTCGCGGACGCCTGGACCGGCGGTCTCCCGCTCGACGACCCACGGCTCAGCCCGATCCACGGTGACCTGGACGGGCTGCCGCCGACGCAGATCCTGGTCGGCACCCGCGACATCACCCTGCCGGACTGCCGGCTGCTGCGTGACCGGCTGCCCGCCGGCACGACGCTGACCTATCACGAGGAGCCGGGCGCGATCCACGTCTATCCGCTGCTGCCGGTCCCGGAGGCACGCGCCGGCCGGCGCGCCATCGTGGACCACATCCGCGCCTGTAGTTAATCGAGAATCACATGATTCGCGTCGTAAATAGACTGCTTGACGTGCGGTACTTCCCAACAAGTTAACGCTGAATTACAGTGCGTTCAGGCACCGCGGGGCCACCCGCCGGTCCGATCCTTCTCATGCTCCTGGTACCGCCGGCTGCTGACGCCGAGCGGTGCTCCGCCCTGCCGTTCTCCGGGCGGACTCGTCACACCGGCACGACCATCGCGTCGAAACGAGAGAGCCATGCATAGCAATCGGGTCCTTTTCCGTGCCCTGACCGTGCTCGTGGTGGCCTCGGTGGCCGCCGCCGGCTGCGGCGGCACGTCCAGCACCGAGACGACCACCTCCACCCTGACCAAACCGCCGATCACCATCGGGTTCCTCAACCCCTCCGGCGGACCGGTGCCACAGCCGGGCACCGACACCGGCGTCCAGGCGGCGCAGTCCTACATCAACGGCGAGTTCGGCGGCATCAACGGCCACCCGATCGAGGTCGTCCCGTGCGACACCGACACGACGCCGGAGAAGGCCCAGTCCTGCGCCAACACTTTCGTGGAGAAGAAGGTCGTCGCGGTCCTGGACGGCTACAACCTGTCGTCCAGCGCGGCCCTGCCGCCGCTGACCGCCGCGCAGATCCCGCTGGTCGGCATGATCCCGTTCGACTCGGTGACCGGCGCCAAGCCGGAGAACCGCGTCTTCTTCGCCGCCCCGCAGGCGTCCTTCCTGGTCGGCGCGCTGCAGGCGTTCCAGTCCGAGGGGAAGAAGTCGGTCACCCTGGCGCTCGTCGACACCCCGTCGTCGCACCAGACCATCGACACCCTGCTGCCGGCGCTGTCCACGGCGCTCGGCATCCGGGCCAAGGGCATCTACTTCTCCCCGACCAGCCCGAACTTCACCGCGGTGGCCTCCGCGATCGCCAAGGACAACCCGGACGTCGGCGGGCTCGTCGCGGCGCCGAGCGAGGCGGTCTGCACCGCGCTGGTCAAGGCGCTGCGGCAGCTCAATTACCAGGGCGAGATCTTCACGGCGGCCTGCACCGACTACATCAAGGACGCGCCGGAGCAGGCCGCCGGCGGCGCGCTCTACTCCTCGAACTGGCTGCCCACGGCGGCGCGGTACGCGCCCCCGGAGGTGCAGAGCGACCTCGCGATCGCCGAGAAGCACATCGCGGCGGTGGAGGGCGGGACCGCCGGGTATTACGCGTACGGTGAGTTCGCGCTCCTCGTGAACCTCGCGAAGGCCCTCACCGCGTCCGGCGCCACCGCGAGCGTGACCGGCGCGGACGTACTGAAGACGTTGAAGGCTCTGAAGGACTTCCCCAGCTTCCTCGGCCCGAAGATCACCTGCGGCAGCGCCACCTCGCCCAACTGCACCACGCAGATGCTGCTGTTCAGCGTGCAGCCGGACGGCTCGACCAAGCCGGTCACCGACACCTGGATCACCCCGGCCGCACAGGTCCTCGGGGCCATCCCCGGCGCGGTCTGACCCTGGCATGGACCAGCTGCTGCTCTTCGTCACGCTCGGCTTCGCCGGCGGAGCGGTCTATGCGGTGATCGCCGCGTCCATCGTGTCCCTGCACGCCGCCACCGGAGTCCTCAACTTCGCCCAGGGCTCGCTGGCCCTGTGGGGCGTGTGGGTGGTGGCCGAGCTGCGGCGGAGCGGCACGCTCGTCCTGCCGGTCGGGTCGATCGGCCTGAGCCCCGAGCCGATGGCGGCCTGGCCCGCCGTCGCGCTCGGGGTGCTCAGCGTCGCCGGCCTGGCGCTGGCCGCGCACTGGCTGGTGTTCCGCCCGCTGCGTGCGGCGCCCTCGCTGGCCCAGGTGGTGGCGTCGGTCGGGCTGATGCTGGCGATCGCCTCCCTGGTGCCGCTGCGCTTCGCGACCGAGGGCGCGCTCGCGCCCGCGCTGCTCACCGACCGCACGGCCACCGTCGCCGGAGCGATCGTCAACGTCAGCGACCTGATCCTGCTCGCGACCGCTCTGATCATCGCGGGGGCGCTCTCGGCCTACCTGCGGTTCACCCGGTGGGGCGTGGCGACCCGGGCCGGCGCCGAGAACGAGCTCGCCGCCCGGCTGACCGGAATCGCGCCGGACCGGCTGGCCGCCGTCATGTGGGTGCTGACCGGCGCGGCGACGGCTCTGGTTGCCGTCCTCGCCGCGCCCACGCTCGGCCTCGATCCGATCGGCTACATGTTCTACGTCCTGCCCGGCCTCGCCGCCGCCCTGCTGGCCCGGCTCACCTCGATCATCGTGGCGTCCCTGGCCGGGCTCGCCATCGGCGTCCTGCAGTCGATCATCCTGCTGCTCAGCACGTCGGACGGCTGGCCGGCCTGGGCACAGGCCGGGCTCGGCGAGGCGGTGCCGTTCGTCCTCGTGGTCTTCGCACTGGTGGTCCTCGGCAAGAGCATCCCGGCGCGGGACGCGCCCGGCCCGGCCCGGATGCCGGCCGTCGTGCTGCCCACCCGGCCCTGGCCGGCCGCCGCGGCGCTGCTGATCGGCGCGGTCCTCGCCATCGGGCTGACGTCCGGCAGCTGGCGGTTCGGCGTCGTCACCTCGATCATCATGGCACTGATCGCGCTGTCGCTCGTCGTGCTCACCGGCTACCTCGGCCAGATCTCGCTCGCCTCGATGGCGTTCGCCGGCAGCGGCGGGTTCCTGCTGTCCCGCATCACGATGACGTGGGACATCCCGTTCCCGCTGGCGATCCTGCTCGCGGCCGGCGTCGCGACGCTCGTCGGCGTGGTCGTCGGCCTGCCCGCGCTGCGGGTGCGCGGCGCCCAGCTGGCGGTGGTCACCCTGGCCGGCGCCGTCGCGGTGCAGCAGCTCGCGTTCGCGAACCCGGCGCTCACCCCGTTCGAGGGCAACCTGATCCACGGGCCCACCCTGTTCGGCTGGGACCTGGCGGTACGCAGCGGAACCGACCTCACCACGACGGCGTTCGCCGCGACGGTCGTCGTCATCGTCGGGGTGCTCGCCATCGCGGTGGTCCGCCTGCTGGCCGGCGGCACCGGGCAGTCGTTCCTCGCGGTCCGCTCCAACGAACGCGCCGCCGCGAGCGCCGGCATCAACGTGGCCCAGGTCAAGCTCGCCGGCTTCGCCCTCTCCGCGTTCCTCGCCGGGGTCGGCGGATGCCTGATCGGATACAGCCGCTCCCAGCTGTCCGTCGAGTCGTTCAACGTCGTCGTCGGGCTCAGCGTGCTCTGCATGGCGTACGTCGGCGGCATCACCCGGATCAGCGGCGCCCTCATCGCCGGCCTGATCGCGCCGCTCGGGGTCGTCTACACCCTGTTCAACAGCACCCTCGGCCTCGGCCGGTACTACACGCTGATCGCCGCCTGCGCCCTGGTCCTGACCGCGGTGCTCAACCCCGCCGGGCTCGCCGGCGGAACCACAGGCAAGCTGCGCCGGGAGGTAGCGCTGTGAACCCACTGCTGTCCACCGAGGGACTGACCGTCCACTACGGCGGCGTCCGGGCCAACACCGGGATCAGCATCACCGCCGACGCCGGTGAGGTGGTCGGCCTGATCGGTCCGAACGGCGCCGGCAAGACCACCTTCGTCGACGCCGTCACCGGGTTCACGCCCGCGCAGGGCACGGTCACCGTGGCCGGCCGGCGCGTCGACACGCTCGCCCCGCACCAGCGCCGGCGCGCCGGGCTGGCCCGCACCTGGCAGGCCGGCGAGCTGTTCCTGGACCTCACCGTGCGGCAGAACATCGCGGTCGCGGCCGGCCGCCGCCCGCTGCGCAACCTCTGGAACGACCTGACCGGCCGGCGCGAGGCCACGCACGAGACCGACGCCGTCATGGCGATGTTCGGCCTGGAACCGGTCGCCGACCGCCGTCCCGGCGAGCTCAGCCTCGGCCGCCAGAAGATCGTCGGCGTGGCCCGGGCGCTGGCCGGGACCGTCCGGGTGGTCCTGCTCGACGAGCCGGCCGCCGGGCTGGACACCGACGAGAGCGCCGCGTTCGGCGAACACGTCCGCACGATCGCCGGATCCGGCCCGGCCGTGCTGCTCATCGACCACGACATGACACTCGTCGCCGGCATCTGCGACCGGGTCTACGTCCTGGACTACGGCGCTGTCATCGCCACCGGGACGCCCGCTGAGGTGCTCGCCGACCCGGCCGTGCGCACCGCGTACCTCGGATCGGAGCTCGTCCCATGACCGCCCTGCTGAGCCTGACCGCCGTCACGGCCGGTTACGCGGGCATCCCCGCCGTCCGCGATCTCGACCTCAGCGTGGCGCCCGGCGAGATCGTCGCGATGCTCGGCCCCAACGGTGCCGGCAAGACCACCACCCTGCTCACCGCGGCCGGCGTCATCACGCCGATGGCCGGCGCCGTCACCGCGTTCGGCCGGCCGCTGCGCAACCGGCTCGAGCAGAACGCCCGCGCCGGTCTCGTCCTGGTCCCCGACACCAGGGGCGTCTTCCACACCCTTTCGGTACGGGAGAACCTAGCCCTGGCCCGAGGCGGTCTCGACGAGGCGCTCGACCTTTTCCCGGCCCTGAACGACCTGATGTCACGCCGGTGCGGCCAGCTCTCCGGCGGGGAGCAGCAGATGCTGGCGATCGCGAAGGCGCTGGTCCTGCGGCCCCGGGTGCTGCTGATCGACGAGATGAGCATGGGGCTGGCCCCGGTCGCGGTGCAGGCCCTGCTGCCCAGCATCCGCGCCCTCGCCGACCGGCTCGGCGTCGGCGTCCTGGTCGTCGAGCAGCACATCGACCTGGCCCTGTCGATCGCCGACCGCGCCGTCGTGCTGCACCACGGCCGGGTCGTCCTGACCGGCAAGGCCGCTGACCTGCGCGCCGACCGCCACGCCGTGGCCGACGCGTACTTCGGGGCCGGTTGAGCCCCGGCTCTACAGTCACACCATGATCGAAGAGTCGGACTGGTGGTCCCGGGTGGGAACGGCCTTCCTCGTGGGGATGCCCACCCTGGTCGGTCTCGCGCTGCTGGTCGGGGCGGCGAGGCAGTGGGCCAGGGTCCGCGCTCTCCTCGTCTCCGGCCGCCCGGCCACCGCCCGCGTGGTCGACAACCAGCTGGAGTCGCTGTCCGACGGGCGGACCAGCTTCCGGCCGGTGGTCACCTTCCGGACGGAGACCGGCCAGGAGGTGACGACCACCCTCCCGGACCTGGACGGCTCCCGCTCCCACCTCGTCGGCACCGAGGTGGCCGTCCGCTACGACCCGGAGAAGCCGTCGGACGCGACCCCGGCCAAGGCAAGCAGCGCCCAGACCGTCGTCGCGGTGGTGTTCGGGGTGATCTTCCTGGTGTTCGCCCTGGTCGCGTACCAGGTGATGAGCTCGGGCATGGAGGATGCCGGCCAGTTCAGCGACTTCCCGTAACGCCACCGAGCGCCCTGCGCGCCCGGGTACGCCACCAACGCCGCGACGCCAGCCCGGCCAGCACCGCCCCGGCCGCGTTGAGCAGCACGTCGTCGACGGACGAGACCCGATCCAGCCGGAACACATACTGCGCGACCTCGATCAGAGCCGAACCGCCCGCCCCGAGCGCCAGGATCCGCGGCACGGACGCCAGCGCCGTGAACCGGATCGGGGCGAAGAAGCCCAGCGCCGCGAAGACCAGCAGATTCCCGCCGATCCCGATCGGCCCCATGGTGACCAGGTCACGCAGCGGAACCAGGCTGACCCGGCCGGCGACCACACCGGCGCCCACGCCCGGCATCATGGTCATCCAGAGGAACGGCAGCGTGCCGTACACGATGCCGACCTCGGCCAGCGGTTTCCGGAGGCCGCCGCGCAGCCGCGCGAGCAGAAGCACCAGCACGGCCGCGAGCGGCAGCCCGGCCAGCGTCATCAGCACCACGCCGTTCTCGGTGTCGTAGCAACCGTGCCACCTCCCCGCCAGGCACCGGGGCGCGGCCATCAGCAGCGGCCGCCGGATGACGATCACGGCAACGGCAACGGCAAGAATCCCCAGAACCACCATTCGGGTACGGCGGGACGGGGCGACCGTGGGTGCGATCCGACTCATGCCCACAGTGAACCGGCAGCAACGTATCGGGAGCATAAGGACGGTCAGCCGAGCCGTTCCGTCGCCGCCCGGATCAGGTCGGCCGCGGAGCGCAGATAGGTCAGGACGACAGTCCGCTCCGGGCCGGTGAGTCCCTCGGCGAGCTCGTCGAGGCTCTGGCTGCCGTCCCGGTAGAGGCGGGCGAGGCGCTCGGCGCCGACCGGTTCGATGAGGACACTGCGGCGGTCGGTGGCATCCCGCCGGCGCAGCACCCAGCCGCCTTTCTCCAGCCGGGCGAGGACTCCGGTCAGCGTGGCGGGATGCGTGCCGGTGCGCCGGGCAAGCGCGGTCGGCGACCGGCCTCCCTCACGGACGAGCACGTCGAGGACGGCGAGGTCGGAGTCGTTGAGCCCGGCGAGGGCGGCGACCCGCGCGGTGTTGAGGGCCAGCTCGATGCGCAGGTCCCGCAGAGCGGTGCGCAGGTCGCCGGGTTCGGTCACCACCCGCCCCCTCCGTCGAATACTATGAGAATCATAATAACTTCCATGGGTACGCGTTCTGTCCGCCGTTCCACCACCGCGGCGCTGCTGACCAGTTTCCTGATCATCGCGACCGGCGGGGTCGTCCGGGTCAGCGGTTCCGGCCTGGGCTGCCCGGACTGGCCGCGCTGCACCGCCGGCTCGTTCACCTCCGCCGCGGCGTCCACCGGCGTCCACGGCGCCATCGAGTTCGGCAACCGGGTGCTGACCGGCGTCGTCGTGCTGGCGGTCGGGTGGGTCATCGTCGCGGCGTACCCGCACCGGCGCGACGCCGGGACGTTCCTCTGGCGCAGCGCCTGGGGCCAGCTTCTGGTCGTCCTGCTGAACGCGGTGGTCGGTGGCGTCACGGTGTGGACCGGCCTGAACCCGTACATCGTGGCCGGCCACTTCCTGGCGGCGATGCTCCTGCTGGCCTCCACCACCGTCAGTTTCGATCTCGCGCACCGGACCGGCCCCCCGCGGCCCGTGCAGCGCTCGACGGCTCGATGGGGGCGTCTCGTCCTCTGGACGAGCGCGGCCTCGGTGACCGCGGGTACCGTCGTCACCGGCGCCGGGCCGCATCCCGGCGACACGGCCGAGGTGACCCGCATCCCGCTGGACTGGACCATCCTCACGTACGCACATGGTCTGCTCGCCGCATGCGCCCTGGTCGCGGTGGCCGGCTGCATGAGGGCTGCCGCCCGCCACCGCGACCGGCTCGCCCTGCACCGCAGCCGGACGTTACTCGCGGCGCTCTCAGGCCAGGCCGCGATCGGCCTCTACCAGAGCCTTGATGGTCTGCCCGCGGTCGCGGTCCTGCTGCACCTGGCCGGGGCGGCCCTCGTCTGGTCCGGCGCCGTCCGGGTGCGGCTGGCCTGCCCGCCAACGGCAGCCGCGCCGGCGTCCCGGTTCGGCCCGCTCGCCGGCGCGAGACAGCCGTGACCGCCGCAAGCAGTCATGATCGGCGCGAGACGGCCCTTCCCGGCGCGCCGTCATCGGGAGAGTGCATGATCCGGGTGGTCCTGGCCGACCATCAGGCGCCGATCCGGATCGGCCTGCGGGTGCTGATCGAACGCGAAGCCGATCTCGCGCCGCCTCGACGTGCGCGCCGGCGCTCACTACGACGTATTGGTCGCGCACATCTTCACCGCCGCGGTCGCCCTGGTCCTCTGGCCGCGGCAGTTCGTCCCGGGCGTCCGGGCCCGCCGGGGACTGCACCGGGCGCTCGGCCGGACCTATCTGCTCGCGGGCGTGCTTCCGAGCCCTGTCACCGCGGTACCGGTGGCGATCTGGTCGGGCCGGCCGCTGACCCGGGTCAGCCTCACCCTGGCGGCGGTGTTGTGGCTGGTCACCGCCGGGCTGGCGTACCGGGCGGCCCGCGCCGAATCTAGGCGTCCAGGGCGGGCGCGACGACCGCGAACGCGCGGTCGGTCAGTTCGGCGAGGCGCGTCTCGTCGTCCCCGGGCTGCCACTGCTGGAGGACGGCGTCGAGGGCGAGCAGCGCCATGCCCGCCGCCATCGACGGGTAGGGGCCGGCCTCCGGGTCGAGGCCCCGGCGTGCGGCAATGCCGGTGGAAAGACCGGCTCGCCACTCGATCTGGCGTTCCAGCCAGCGGGCGTGCAGCGCCGGGGTGTCCAGGATCAGGCGGACCACGATCCGGGAGCGCTCCGCGTGGTCGGGCTGGTCGGCGCAGCCGGCGAGCGGGCGCCAGATGGCGTGGCGCAGCGCCACCGACGGTGGTTCACCCGCCGGCCGGCCGGTGAGCTCGTCGAGGACGTCCGCGCCCATGTCCGCGATGAAGCGGACGACAACGTCTTCTTTCGACGCGTAATAGCGGAAGAAGGTGCGCCGGGACATGCCGGCCGTGGCCGCGATGTCGTCGACGGTCACCTGCTCGAAGCCTCGGGTCGCCATCAGCATCATGGCGGCGTTGCGCAGTTCCTCGGCAACGAGCTGCCGCTTGCGCTCGGCGAGCGTGGCCCTGGCGGTCATGCGCCGATGCTATGCCATGCAGTTGTTGACACTGAGTGCCATAAAAGGCACTGTTGGGCGCATGAATGCTGATCGCTGGACCGCTGACCGGATTCCCGATCTGAGTGGGCGCATCATCGTCGTGACCGGAGCCGGCAGCGGGCTCGGCCTGGTCACCGCCCGGAC is part of the Actinoplanes missouriensis 431 genome and encodes:
- a CDS encoding VanZ family protein gives rise to the protein MSRIAPTVAPSRRTRMVVLGILAVAVAVIVIRRPLLMAAPRCLAGRWHGCYDTENGVVLMTLAGLPLAAVLVLLLARLRGGLRKPLAEVGIVYGTLPFLWMTMMPGVGAGVVAGRVSLVPLRDLVTMGPIGIGGNLLVFAALGFFAPIRFTALASVPRILALGAGGSALIEVAQYVFRLDRVSSVDDVLLNAAGAVLAGLASRRWWRTRARRALGGVTGSR
- a CDS encoding MarR family transcriptional regulator, giving the protein MVTEPGDLRTALRDLRIELALNTARVAALAGLNDSDLAVLDVLVREGGRSPTALARRTGTHPATLTGVLARLEKGGWVLRRRDATDRRSVLIEPVGAERLARLYRDGSQSLDELAEGLTGPERTVVLTYLRSAADLIRAATERLG
- a CDS encoding COX15/CtaA family protein, with product MGTRSVRRSTTAALLTSFLIIATGGVVRVSGSGLGCPDWPRCTAGSFTSAAASTGVHGAIEFGNRVLTGVVVLAVGWVIVAAYPHRRDAGTFLWRSAWGQLLVVLLNAVVGGVTVWTGLNPYIVAGHFLAAMLLLASTTVSFDLAHRTGPPRPVQRSTARWGRLVLWTSAASVTAGTVVTGAGPHPGDTAEVTRIPLDWTILTYAHGLLAACALVAVAGCMRAAARHRDRLALHRSRTLLAALSGQAAIGLYQSLDGLPAVAVLLHLAGAALVWSGAVRVRLACPPTAAAPASRFGPLAGARQP
- a CDS encoding acyl-CoA-like ligand-binding transcription factor, producing MTARATLAERKRQLVAEELRNAAMMLMATRGFEQVTVDDIAATAGMSRRTFFRYYASKEDVVVRFIADMGADVLDELTGRPAGEPPSVALRHAIWRPLAGCADQPDHAERSRIVVRLILDTPALHARWLERQIEWRAGLSTGIAARRGLDPEAGPYPSMAAGMALLALDAVLQQWQPGDDETRLAELTDRAFAVVAPALDA